From the genome of Proteus vulgaris, one region includes:
- a CDS encoding LTA synthase family protein, translating into MKKLLGSAYLALILIGSLFIVFEKASLIYTALLSVGAYFILFSLFFILSGRILFSVITTGTLFLITKFINQLKVHYYKETLMFSDFDLAFDSSNLGTLGHYWEAGVALVAMLIWLLINMLIAWRFSKRSRPALRISSLLLMVVGVITIHFTVEKWQAEWEGTLPGGRGTVTNLIMSGYQTTYHPPYFKESADYFLEKANKTALPETQTDIKPDIIVLLQESTVNPSIYQFDKDLALPNLFMFQKDEGVSAQSPLRVQTFGGGTWLSEFSILTGLNTDDFGARKNSVFYFVVDNLNESLFRQLKAEGYYTVLLTPFNRSAYHAGYAYEQMGVDEIIQPQELGYPGHLEENLWKISTQDMLGYIEEVLKKRTDKPLFIFSLTMYEHGPYDESHTDDYQITGQTESSNAPGKFSHYMEKIITSDPAIKDFSNFVAQREKPTMFLYFGDHQPNIELNNYQSPFTNPAHITQFTLRDNLTQGASLSTGELTDISFLGGMILERARLPLSPFYKANIQMRHLCEGKLNDCEDEKLINSYKNYIYDTLKVAGVADD; encoded by the coding sequence ATGAAAAAACTATTAGGAAGTGCTTACCTTGCACTTATTCTTATTGGCTCTCTGTTTATTGTTTTTGAAAAAGCGAGCCTTATTTATACAGCCCTACTCTCTGTAGGTGCTTATTTTATTCTTTTTTCTCTTTTCTTTATTTTATCAGGACGTATTTTATTTTCTGTCATTACAACAGGTACGCTTTTCCTGATCACTAAGTTTATTAACCAACTTAAAGTCCATTATTACAAAGAGACATTAATGTTCTCTGACTTTGATTTAGCTTTTGATAGCTCGAATTTAGGGACATTAGGACATTATTGGGAAGCCGGTGTGGCATTGGTTGCAATGCTAATATGGCTTCTTATTAATATGTTGATTGCTTGGCGTTTTTCCAAAAGATCACGCCCAGCTTTACGCATAAGTAGCTTACTGCTAATGGTTGTTGGCGTCATTACTATCCATTTTACTGTTGAAAAGTGGCAAGCTGAATGGGAAGGCACATTACCTGGTGGCCGCGGTACCGTCACTAATTTGATTATGTCTGGTTACCAAACGACATATCACCCTCCTTATTTTAAAGAAAGTGCTGATTACTTCCTTGAAAAAGCAAATAAAACGGCATTACCTGAGACACAAACTGACATAAAGCCCGATATCATCGTTTTATTACAAGAATCGACGGTTAATCCTTCCATTTATCAATTTGATAAAGATCTCGCATTACCTAATTTATTCATGTTCCAAAAAGATGAAGGTGTGAGTGCTCAAAGCCCTTTACGTGTACAAACCTTTGGTGGTGGTACTTGGCTTTCTGAGTTTTCCATCTTAACTGGATTAAATACTGACGATTTTGGTGCCCGTAAGAATTCGGTATTCTATTTTGTTGTCGATAATCTTAATGAAAGTTTATTCCGCCAACTCAAAGCTGAAGGCTATTACACGGTTTTACTCACCCCATTTAATCGCAGTGCTTATCATGCTGGTTATGCTTATGAGCAAATGGGTGTTGATGAAATTATCCAACCACAAGAGTTAGGTTATCCTGGGCATTTGGAAGAAAATCTTTGGAAAATATCAACACAAGATATGCTGGGTTATATCGAGGAAGTTCTTAAAAAACGAACAGATAAACCTTTATTTATATTTTCATTAACGATGTATGAGCATGGCCCTTATGATGAATCTCATACTGATGATTACCAAATTACGGGTCAAACAGAAAGCAGTAATGCACCGGGTAAATTTAGCCACTATATGGAAAAAATTATTACCAGCGATCCGGCAATTAAAGATTTCTCTAATTTTGTCGCCCAAAGAGAAAAACCGACAATGTTTCTCTATTTTGGTGATCATCAACCTAATATTGAATTAAATAATTACCAATCACCATTTACTAACCCTGCACATATCACTCAATTCACATTGAGAGACAACCTAACGCAAGGTGCGTCACTTTCAACGGGTGAGTTAACGGATATTAGCTTCTTAGGTGGCATGATACTGGAGCGCGCACGTTTACCATTATCACCTTTCTATAAAGCCAATATTCAAATGCGACACTTATGTGAAGGTAAATTAAATGACTGTGAAGACGAAAAATTAATTAACAGTTATAAAAATTATATTTACGACACTCTGAAAGTTGCAGGTGTCGCTGATGATTAA
- the selB gene encoding selenocysteine-specific translation elongation factor: protein MIFATAGHVDHGKTTLIQAITGVDTTHLPEEKKRGMTIDLGYAYWRQDDGTSIGFVDVPGHEKFLSNMLAGVGGISHALLIVACDDGVMAQTIEHISILRLAGCPQVTVILTKADRVTPERIEEVRSQTTDVLANLGWQQPDIFVTSAPSGEGIPALRDYLVNLHQQEQQHPQWHKRFRLAIDRVFSIKGAGLVVTGTALAGQIAIGDTFWLTGADKPVRIRALHAQNQPVKSAGAGHRIAINLTGDVSKDNVSRGDWLLSQEPNYQAHKILVSLIADEPLKHWQPVHIHHGTRHITGRVALLNDANETPQLAELILDEPLWLVDNDRLILRDISAQRTLAAAKILHLHSPRRGKRQSEFLAWLHQLDNADSVSANLALCLPKGELSLNQFAWAQQLTESALTQLLETFDLINVAGVIISKENADNAKQKLLNTLEEYHQQHNDQMGIGRSRLKRMALPTYHDELVYHLIDQLRKDGAISQSRGWLHLPTHGLAFSPEQDALWQHAKVYFEQSEPWWVRDLANEMKNDEKEIRSLLRKAAQLGLIIPIIADRYYTHTSIEKFASIIVKYNESNGSVTAADFRDELSVGRKLAVQILEYFDRTGFTRRKKDLHILRDKGLF from the coding sequence ATGATTTTTGCGACAGCAGGTCACGTAGACCACGGAAAGACCACACTTATACAGGCCATTACTGGGGTAGATACTACTCATTTACCTGAAGAGAAAAAACGAGGCATGACCATAGATTTAGGTTATGCCTATTGGCGTCAAGATGACGGAACGTCTATTGGTTTTGTCGATGTGCCCGGTCATGAAAAATTTCTTTCCAATATGCTTGCTGGCGTTGGTGGGATCTCTCATGCACTGTTAATTGTGGCTTGTGACGATGGTGTTATGGCCCAAACCATTGAACATATTTCTATTTTACGCCTTGCTGGCTGTCCTCAAGTTACCGTTATTCTCACTAAAGCAGATCGTGTTACGCCCGAACGGATTGAAGAAGTTCGTTCACAAACAACTGATGTATTAGCCAATTTAGGCTGGCAACAACCTGATATTTTTGTCACCTCAGCCCCTTCAGGTGAAGGTATTCCAGCGCTTCGTGACTATCTTGTTAACCTTCATCAACAAGAGCAACAACACCCCCAATGGCATAAACGCTTTCGCTTAGCGATAGACCGCGTTTTTAGTATTAAAGGGGCGGGATTAGTCGTTACGGGTACCGCCCTCGCTGGGCAAATAGCTATTGGTGATACTTTTTGGCTAACAGGTGCTGATAAACCGGTAAGGATCAGAGCATTACACGCACAAAATCAACCAGTAAAAAGTGCTGGAGCCGGTCATCGTATTGCCATTAATCTCACTGGAGATGTCAGTAAAGATAATGTCTCTCGTGGCGATTGGTTGCTCTCTCAAGAACCTAACTACCAAGCCCATAAAATCTTAGTCAGTTTAATCGCTGATGAACCTTTAAAGCATTGGCAGCCTGTACATATTCATCACGGTACTCGCCATATTACAGGCCGTGTTGCGCTCTTAAATGATGCTAACGAAACACCTCAATTAGCTGAGCTTATTCTTGATGAACCACTTTGGCTGGTGGATAACGACAGGCTTATTTTACGTGATATTAGTGCCCAACGTACATTAGCCGCAGCGAAAATCTTACATTTGCATTCGCCACGTAGAGGCAAACGACAAAGTGAGTTCTTAGCTTGGCTACATCAACTAGATAATGCTGATAGTGTCAGTGCCAATTTAGCGTTATGTTTACCAAAAGGTGAATTATCTCTAAATCAGTTTGCTTGGGCTCAGCAATTAACTGAAAGTGCGCTCACTCAGCTACTAGAAACATTTGATCTAATTAACGTTGCTGGCGTTATTATTTCTAAAGAAAATGCTGATAATGCAAAACAAAAATTACTCAATACACTTGAGGAATATCACCAACAACATAATGATCAAATGGGCATCGGACGTTCACGTTTAAAACGTATGGCGCTACCAACTTATCATGATGAGTTGGTTTATCACCTAATTGATCAATTACGAAAAGATGGTGCAATTAGCCAAAGTCGAGGTTGGCTTCACCTTCCCACCCATGGTCTTGCTTTTTCTCCAGAACAAGATGCGTTATGGCAACATGCTAAAGTCTATTTTGAGCAATCTGAACCTTGGTGGGTACGTGATCTTGCCAATGAAATGAAAAATGATGAAAAAGAAATTCGCTCATTATTACGCAAAGCCGCACAGTTAGGTTTAATTATCCCAATTATTGCTGATCGCTACTATACCCATACATCTATAGAAAAATTCGCCTCCATTATTGTGAAATATAATGAGAGTAATGGCAGTGTCACCGCAGCGGATTTTCGTGATGAATTATCTGTAGGGCGTAAATTAGCAGTACAAATCCTAGAATATTTTGACCGTACAGGTTTTACACGGCGCAAAAAAGATCTTCATATTTTACGAGATAAAGGGCTATTCTAA
- the selA gene encoding L-seryl-tRNA(Sec) selenium transferase produces MTNDTRSLYSQLPSIDKLLHQEEIQALVTFYGQTFITEHLRKLQEEARIIIRQDNNLPAWHNQWANELQNRITLQRKSSIKPVFNLTGTVLHTNLGRALMAESAIEAVSQVMRAPATLEYSLDGASRGHRDRAIADLLCELTGAEDACIVNNNAAAVLLMLATVAPNKEVVVSRGELVEIGGAFRIPDVMTQAGCTLKEVGTTNRTHLKDYRNAINENTGLLMKVHTSNYAIQGFTAEVHGDELAALGKEMNLPTAIDLGSGSMTNLAALGLPSEPMPQDYLQQGIDLVTFSGDKLLGGPQAGIILGKKVWIEAIQRHPLKRALRVDKMTLAALGATLRLYQQPEKMVVEIPTLRLLTRTQTEINDMAQRLLPHFQAYYGDNYHITISSCASQIGSGSLPIESLPSAALTFEAKDGKGSQLDALAAHWRNLEKPIIGRITDGRLWLDLRCLEDENALIQALLL; encoded by the coding sequence ATGACAAATGATACGCGCTCACTTTACAGCCAGCTACCGTCTATTGATAAGTTGCTGCATCAAGAAGAAATTCAGGCTTTAGTTACTTTTTATGGTCAGACATTTATTACTGAGCATTTACGAAAGTTACAAGAAGAAGCGCGTATCATTATTCGCCAAGATAATAACCTACCAGCATGGCATAACCAGTGGGCGAATGAATTACAAAATCGCATTACATTACAACGAAAATCGTCAATTAAACCTGTTTTCAATTTAACAGGGACTGTTTTACACACTAATTTAGGCCGAGCATTAATGGCTGAATCTGCTATCGAAGCCGTTAGCCAAGTTATGCGCGCCCCTGCAACCTTAGAATATTCTCTCGATGGTGCCTCAAGAGGACACCGTGATCGCGCTATCGCAGATTTGTTATGTGAATTAACGGGGGCTGAAGATGCCTGTATTGTTAATAACAATGCTGCCGCCGTTTTATTGATGCTTGCAACTGTTGCACCCAATAAAGAAGTCGTGGTTTCCCGTGGTGAATTAGTGGAAATTGGTGGTGCTTTTCGTATCCCTGATGTGATGACACAAGCGGGTTGTACACTCAAAGAAGTGGGTACAACAAATCGCACTCATCTTAAAGATTATCGTAACGCCATTAATGAAAATACGGGATTGCTGATGAAAGTTCATACCAGCAATTACGCTATTCAAGGTTTTACCGCAGAAGTTCATGGTGATGAATTAGCCGCTTTAGGTAAAGAGATGAATTTACCTACCGCTATCGATTTAGGCAGTGGCTCAATGACTAACTTAGCTGCTTTAGGTTTACCTTCAGAGCCGATGCCTCAAGATTATCTACAACAAGGTATCGATCTTGTTACTTTCTCTGGTGATAAATTATTAGGTGGCCCACAAGCAGGGATAATCCTTGGTAAAAAAGTGTGGATTGAGGCTATTCAGCGCCACCCTTTAAAGCGTGCATTACGTGTTGATAAAATGACATTAGCGGCATTAGGCGCCACATTACGCCTTTATCAGCAACCAGAAAAAATGGTAGTTGAAATTCCGACATTACGTTTGTTAACTCGGACACAAACAGAAATTAATGATATGGCGCAACGGTTATTGCCTCATTTTCAGGCATATTATGGGGATAACTACCATATCACGATATCCTCATGTGCTTCTCAAATAGGCAGTGGTTCGTTACCTATTGAAAGTTTACCAAGTGCAGCACTTACCTTTGAAGCCAAAGATGGAAAAGGTAGCCAGTTAGATGCGCTAGCTGCGCATTGGCGTAATTTAGAAAAGCCGATTATTGGTCGAATTACTGATGGTCGCCTGTGGCTTGATCTGCGCTGTCTTGAGGATGAAAATGCATTAATACAGGCACTTTTACTATGA